The following are encoded together in the Planococcus antarcticus DSM 14505 genome:
- the pdhA gene encoding pyruvate dehydrogenase (acetyl-transferring) E1 component subunit alpha, translated as MAAKKSQQFDPVETLNAIEEKFEMVQILNEEGEIVNKEADPKLSDEDLQELMRRMVYTRILDQRSISLNRQGRLGFYAPTAGQEASQLASHFALEKEDFILPGYRDVPQLIWHGWPLHQAFLFSRGHFMGNQMPEGLNVLPPQIIIGAQFIQATGVALGMQKRKKETVAVTYTGEGGSSQGDFYEGINFAGSFRAPAIFIVQNNQYAISTPREVQTAAKTIAQKAVAAGIPGVFVDGMDPLAVYAVTRDARERAIKGDGPTLIETFCYRYGPHTMAGDDPTRYRTSDIDSEWEKKDPLVRFRKYLEAKNLWSEEKEKEVMEQAKDEIKAAIKKADAAPKQKVTDLLGFMYEEMPFNIQEQMDIYKAKESK; from the coding sequence ATGGCTGCGAAAAAATCACAGCAGTTCGATCCAGTGGAAACACTTAACGCAATCGAAGAGAAGTTTGAAATGGTTCAGATCTTGAACGAAGAAGGCGAAATCGTCAACAAAGAAGCTGATCCGAAGCTTTCTGATGAGGATCTCCAGGAATTGATGAGAAGAATGGTTTATACACGAATTTTGGATCAGCGTTCTATTTCTCTGAACCGCCAAGGTCGTTTAGGGTTCTATGCTCCAACTGCAGGGCAAGAAGCTTCACAATTAGCTTCACATTTTGCGTTGGAAAAAGAAGATTTTATCCTTCCTGGCTATCGCGATGTCCCTCAGTTGATTTGGCATGGCTGGCCTTTGCATCAAGCATTCCTATTTTCTCGCGGACATTTCATGGGCAATCAGATGCCTGAAGGATTGAATGTTTTACCTCCTCAAATCATCATCGGCGCTCAGTTTATCCAAGCTACCGGTGTGGCACTTGGGATGCAGAAACGTAAAAAAGAGACAGTTGCCGTTACTTATACAGGAGAAGGCGGTTCTTCACAAGGCGATTTCTACGAAGGAATCAACTTTGCTGGGTCTTTCCGAGCACCGGCTATTTTTATCGTTCAAAATAACCAATACGCAATTTCCACACCACGTGAGGTTCAAACTGCGGCAAAAACAATTGCTCAAAAAGCAGTAGCAGCCGGCATTCCAGGAGTTTTTGTTGACGGAATGGATCCACTAGCTGTATATGCTGTAACACGCGATGCACGCGAACGCGCAATTAAAGGCGACGGACCGACACTTATTGAAACGTTTTGCTATCGATATGGTCCACATACAATGGCAGGCGATGATCCGACGCGTTACCGTACTTCTGACATCGACAGCGAATGGGAAAAGAAAGATCCACTCGTTCGTTTCCGTAAGTATTTGGAAGCTAAAAATTTATGGAGCGAAGAAAAAGAAAAGGAAGTAATGGAACAAGCTAAAGACGAAATCAAAGCTGCAATCAAAAAAGCAGATGCTGCACCAAAACAGAAAGTGACTGATTTGCTCGGATTTATGTATGAAGAAATGCCGTTCAACATACAAGAGCAAATGGATATTTATAAAGCAAAGGAGTCGAAGTAA
- a CDS encoding YkyA family protein: MKKVWMAATISSLLLLTACSGSGIREDLDQILNDTFNEEKDYRAVQDDLEEREKAEQQLFEEIMALTKEQQDLVAEQAQEALDSANERLEFLQAEKESMQSAEVNFAEIDGVIESAEEESVKADLEALKAGMLERFTAHDRFAEAYEELIVRQKELYEMLKNDESTLQMLQEKAAEVNKQNEQVQLAVTEFNELTQQVNDLKDTTLERLSKSEE, translated from the coding sequence ATGAAAAAAGTATGGATGGCAGCTACAATATCTAGCCTTCTGTTGTTAACTGCCTGTTCAGGGTCCGGCATTCGTGAAGATTTGGATCAGATATTGAATGACACCTTCAACGAAGAAAAGGATTATCGTGCAGTGCAGGACGATCTTGAAGAACGTGAAAAAGCAGAACAGCAATTGTTCGAAGAAATAATGGCCTTGACAAAAGAACAACAAGATCTGGTGGCGGAACAGGCGCAGGAAGCGCTTGATTCAGCAAACGAACGGCTTGAATTCCTTCAGGCCGAGAAGGAATCGATGCAGTCGGCTGAAGTAAATTTTGCTGAAATCGATGGAGTGATTGAATCAGCCGAAGAGGAATCCGTCAAAGCAGATTTGGAGGCGCTAAAAGCAGGGATGCTGGAGCGCTTTACAGCGCATGACCGATTTGCAGAAGCTTATGAGGAATTGATTGTTCGTCAGAAAGAATTATATGAAATGCTGAAGAACGATGAAAGTACATTGCAAATGCTTCAGGAAAAGGCTGCGGAAGTGAATAAACAAAATGAGCAGGTGCAGTTGGCTGTTACAGAGTTTAATGAATTAACGCAACAGGTAAATGATTTGAAGGATACTACACTGGAAAGACTAAGTAAAAGTGAAGAATAA
- the def gene encoding peptide deformylase yields MIRMKDIIREGHPTLRKRSEEVKFPLSEEIRKLGGDLLEYVVNSQDDELAEKHDLRPGVGIAAPQINRAQRIFVLHFDDSTGENLSMVAVNPKIVSHSVEKSYLAAGEGCLSVDRVIPGYVPRYARVTVKAFNLDGEEIKMRLKGLPAIAFQHELDHLNGVMFFDHIDSKNPFAEIENAIAIERDSAE; encoded by the coding sequence TTGATACGAATGAAAGACATTATACGTGAAGGTCATCCTACCCTCAGAAAACGTTCAGAAGAAGTGAAATTCCCGTTATCTGAAGAAATCCGTAAATTGGGTGGAGACCTTCTGGAATATGTAGTAAACAGTCAGGACGACGAACTGGCTGAAAAACACGATTTGCGTCCCGGCGTTGGAATTGCAGCGCCTCAAATAAATAGAGCGCAACGGATTTTTGTCCTGCATTTTGATGACAGTACAGGAGAAAATCTCAGCATGGTCGCCGTCAACCCCAAAATCGTCAGCCATTCTGTAGAAAAATCTTATTTAGCTGCTGGAGAAGGTTGTTTGTCTGTTGATCGTGTAATTCCTGGCTATGTCCCGAGATATGCCCGGGTTACCGTCAAAGCTTTTAACTTAGATGGAGAAGAAATCAAAATGCGTTTGAAAGGCCTTCCTGCCATCGCGTTCCAACACGAACTCGATCATTTGAATGGCGTCATGTTCTTTGACCATATCGATTCAAAAAACCCATTCGCTGAAATTGAAAATGCCATTGCAATCGAAAGAGACTCGGCTGAGTAA
- a CDS encoding Cof-type HAD-IIB family hydrolase: MPKLLLLDIDGTLLDSHKKLPASAKEALEQARLNGHDLAIATGRGPFMITKILKELNIDTYITFNGQYIVHKGQAIHKEAIDSSTLNDIFEYAEQRNHPIVFMNEKKMVSSIDFHPDIDESIKTLKMPHPEVHKDFHLNNEVYQALVFCEKEEEQQYHDTFKQVDFVRWHRVSCDITPKGGTKASGIENLIRATGHSIEETIAFGDGLNDLQMMDIAGYSVAMENGHEETKKRASYVTDHVDNDGLAKAFKHLKLI, from the coding sequence ATGCCTAAATTATTATTGCTGGATATTGATGGAACCTTGTTGGATTCCCATAAGAAATTGCCAGCTTCTGCAAAAGAAGCCTTGGAACAGGCACGGCTGAATGGCCACGATTTGGCCATTGCTACAGGACGTGGACCGTTCATGATCACTAAGATTTTAAAGGAACTGAACATTGATACTTATATTACATTTAACGGTCAATATATTGTCCACAAAGGACAAGCTATCCATAAAGAGGCAATTGATTCAAGCACGCTGAACGATATCTTTGAATATGCAGAACAGCGTAATCATCCAATCGTTTTCATGAATGAGAAGAAAATGGTATCCTCTATTGATTTTCATCCGGACATCGATGAAAGCATCAAAACCTTAAAAATGCCTCATCCTGAGGTGCATAAAGATTTTCACTTAAACAATGAAGTGTATCAGGCGTTGGTTTTCTGTGAAAAAGAAGAAGAGCAACAATACCATGATACGTTCAAGCAAGTAGACTTTGTCCGATGGCACCGCGTGTCATGCGACATTACGCCAAAAGGAGGTACCAAGGCAAGCGGTATTGAGAATTTGATTCGTGCTACCGGACACTCAATCGAAGAAACAATCGCATTTGGAGACGGTCTGAACGACCTGCAGATGATGGATATTGCCGGTTACAGCGTAGCGATGGAGAACGGCCACGAAGAAACAAAAAAACGCGCATCATACGTCACTGATCACGTCGACAACGACGGTTTGGCAAAGGCGTTCAAGCATCTGAAATTGATTTGA
- a CDS encoding DNA-dependent RNA polymerase subunit epsilon produces MIFKVYYQENRFEVPVRENTQSLYVEAASEREVRHHLKDRNYNVELIQLLEGNHLEYEQASQYYEVESIE; encoded by the coding sequence ATGATTTTTAAAGTATATTACCAGGAAAACCGTTTTGAAGTACCAGTTCGCGAAAATACCCAAAGCCTTTATGTGGAAGCAGCATCCGAGCGTGAAGTCCGACACCACTTAAAAGACCGCAACTACAATGTTGAACTTATCCAACTACTCGAAGGCAACCACCTCGAGTATGAACAGGCGAGCCAATATTACGAAGTTGAGAGCATCGAATAA